A stretch of the Rosa rugosa chromosome 5, drRosRugo1.1, whole genome shotgun sequence genome encodes the following:
- the LOC133707812 gene encoding pollen receptor-like kinase 2, with the protein MKRSKMSRCSMRMRRSVHWTLFPQCSLILLLLFHINVASSAAPPSDPTDTLLKFKDSLKISGNALSNWVKTTPPCDGRKANWDGVLCGEGKIWGLQLEKMGLSGHINVTALTQLPDLRTISMMQNNFEGSLPDWRKLSALKTLYMSENKFSGDIPSDLFQGMKQLKKLHLANNQFTGQIPKSLTTLDKLVELTLQGNKFSGKIPDFPQVRWTVFNASKNDLEGEIPDSLRKLSADFFAGNKDLCGAPLHACSAPSSHVNTEKPTGVSTALIVIMIVIAVISIGAAIFFIIVRRRNKRSEYLSSNIEAPPAPSVHNRSVSPVPKEPDQVSQTSEHSSKGTGGGGGSSGKKADSLKLSFVRDDRERFDMQDLLKASAEVLGSGSFGSSYKAALLTGPVMVVKRYKQMNNVGREEFQEHMRRIGRLGHPNLLPLVAYYYKKEEKLLITDHVPNGSLAVRLHGHQSLGQPSLDWPTRLKIVKGVAQGLKYLYSELPSVITPHGHLKSSNVLLSKSFEPLITDYGLIPVVNQEHAQTLMVAYKSPEYVATKRITKKTDVWSLGVLILEILTGKLPTNFLQHGKGSEEDLASWVNSVPREEWFTQVFDREMGANKNCEGEMLKLLNIGLDCCEGDVEKRWDMKEAVERIEELKEQENGGGGSGSGGGLNEDLMSSCASEGDTTKMV; encoded by the exons ATGAAACGTAGCAAGATGTCCCGCTGCAGCATGCGCATGCGGCGCAGCGTGCATTGGACATTGTTTCCTCAATGTTCTTTGATTCTTCTCCTTCTGTTTCATATTAACGTTGCCTCCTCAGCTGCACCCCCATCAGACCCCACAGACACCCTCCTCAAGTTCAAGGACTCACTCAAGATTAGTGGTAATGCGCTGAGTAATTGGGTGAAGACCACGCCTCCGTGCGATGGCAGAAAGGCGAATTGGGATGGCGTTCTTTGTGGCGAGGGGAAGATTTGGGGCTTGCAGCTTGAAAAGATGGGGTTAAGCGGCCACATTAATGTCACAGCACTCACGCAGCTTCCAGACTTGAGAACCATAAGCATGATGCAAAATAATTTTGAGGGTTCGTTGCCGGACTGGAGGAAACTTAGTGCGTTGAAAACGTTGTATATGTCTGAAAATAAATTCTCGGGGGACATTCCCTCCGACTTGTTCCAGGGAATGAAGCAATTGAAGAAGCTTCATTTGGCAAATAACCAATTTACGGGTCAGATTCCCAAGTCGTTGACAACCTTGGATAAGCTGGTGGAGCTGACCCTTCAAGGGAACAAATTTTCAGGCAAAATACCAGATTTTCCACAAGTTCGATGGACTGTCTTTAATGCGTCCAAAAACGACTTGGAGGGTGAGATCCCAGACAGCTTGAGAAAGTTGAGTGCAGACTTCTTTGCTG GGAATAAAGATCTATGTGGAGCTCCATTACATGCATGCTCAGCTCCCTCCTCACACGTTAATACAGAGAAGCCCACGGGTGTGAGCACCGCCCTAATTGTGATTATGATTGTGATAGCAGTCATATCCATCGGTGCGGCAATTTTCTTCATCATCGTCAGACGTCGCAACAAAAGATCCGAATACTTATCATCAAATATAGAGGCTCCACCGGCACCATCAGTCCATAACAGATCGGTATCACCAGTTCCAAAAGAACCAGACCAGGTTAGCCAAACCTCAGAGCACTCGAGTAAAGGAacgggaggaggaggaggaagcagTGGAAAGAAGGCTGATAGCTTGAAGCTCTCGTTTGTCCGAGACGACAGGGAAAGGTTTGATATGCAAGACTTGCTAAAAGCCTCCGCCGAGGTGTTGGGCAGCGGCAGCTTTGGGTCTTCTTACAAGGCCGCGCTGCTGACTGGACCGGTGATGGTTGTGAAGAGGTATAAGCAGATGAACAATGTGGGAAGAGAGGAGTTCCAAGAGCATATGAGGAGAATAGGGAGACTGGGACACCCTAATTTGCTTCCACTTGTGGCTTATTACTATAAGAAAGAAGAGAAGCTCTTGATTACCGACCATGTTCCGAATGGCAGCTTGGCTGTTCGTCTTCATG GACACCAAAGCTTAGGTCAACCAAGCCTTGACTGGCCAACGCGTTTGAAGATTGTCAAAGGTGTAGCCCAAGGCTTAAAATACCTCTACAGTGAGCTGCCGAGCGTAATCACACCCCACGGCCACCTGAAATCCTCGAACGTTCTTCTCAGCAAATCCTTCGAACCCCTCATCACCGACTATGGCCTAATTCCTGTAGTTAACCAAGAGCATGCTCAGACCCTAATGGTGGCGTACAAGTCCCCTGAGTACGTTGCAACCAAGCGGATCACAAAGAAGACCGATGTATGGAGCCTCGGTGTGCTCATCTTGGAAATCCTAACAGGGAAGTTGCCAACCAACTTTTTGCAACATGGTAAGGGAAGCGAGGAGGATCTGGCGAGCTGGGTGAACTCGGTGCCTAGAGAGGAGTGGTTCACGCAGGTGTTCGATAGGGAAATGGGTGCAAACAAGAACTGCGAGGGGGAGATGCTGAAGCTCTTGAACATTGGGTTGGATTGTTGCGAAGGGGATGTGGAGAAGAGGTGGGATATGAAAGAGGCTGTGGAGAGGATTGAAGAGTTGAAAGAACAGGaaaatggtggtggtggtagtggTAGTGGTGGCGGTCTGAATGAGGATCTCATGTCTTCTTGCGCTAGTGAAGGTGACACCACGAAGATGGTGTGA
- the LOC133712530 gene encoding uncharacterized protein LOC133712530, with protein sequence MESKVFVQYNHTDPCAFARWTTKESFQFMSARPWQQVIDFYSDVVKGQKPLSALLGTSCLSKNRIYNSVECVNSQNRGGRWARLTFKIVVSYHGGSFDGWQKQPDLYTVQSVVEQSLGKFVDERKAQMLKDRGLPLEGAATVAGRTDKGVTALNQVCSFYTWRKDVQSQDIADSINSAAPGKLRTVSVTEVSRVFHPNFSAKWRRYLYMFPFNDDEEDGEQSNETGENTQKFKIKDNQHEVVSDKCNEENVGNLIITDDVEFETEKKPRMFSVSRVNKLLQKLEGKLLSYKLFARDTKASRNEGPPTECFVFHARAREYRLPCSEHEKGRRVMCIELVANRFLRRMVRVLVATSIREAAAGADEDALLKLMDATCRRATAPPAPPDGLCLVDVGYEEFDPLDCLISKE encoded by the exons ATGGAGAGCAAGGTCTTTGTCCAATACAACCACACCGATCCCTGTGCATTTGCGCGCTGGACTACCAA GGAAAGCTTCCAGTTCATGTCAGCCAGGCCTTGGCAACAAGTCATCGACTTTTATTCCGATGTGGTAAAGGGTCAGAAGCCCTTGTCTGCGTTGTTGGGTACTTCTTGTTTGAGTAAAAACAGAATTTACAATAGTGTAGAGTGTGTAAATTCTCAAAATAGGGGTGGGAGGTGGGCAAGACTGACGTTCAAGATTGTGGTTTCGTATCATGGGGGTTCCTTTGATGGGTGGCAAAAGCAGCCGGACCTCTACACTGTCCAAAG TGTTGTTGAACAATCTCTTGGGAAATTTGTTGATGAGAGGAAAGCCCAGATGCTGAAAGACAGAGGGTTGCCATTGGAAGGGGCTGCTACTGTCGCGGGACGGACCGATAAAGGAGTGACAGCCCTTAATCAAGTTTGTTCTTTCT ATACTTGGAGAAAGGATGTGCAATCTCAAGATATTGCAGATTCTATAAATAGTGCAGCACCAGGAAAACTCAGGACAGTATCTGTTACTGAG GTGTCACGTGTATTCCATCCAAATTTTTCTGCCAAATGGAGGCGTTATTTGTATATGTTTCCATTTAATGATGATGAGGAGGACGGAGAACAAAGCAATGAGACTGGAGAGAATACTCAAAAATTTAAGATTAAAGATAATCAGCATGAAGTGGTATCTGATAAATGCAATGAGGAAAATGTTGGAAACTTAATCATCACTGATGACGTAGAGTTTGAAACTGAGAAGAAGCCACGGATGTTCAGCGTAAGCAGGGTGAACAAACTTTTACAGAAACTAGAAGGAAAGTTATTATCATATAAGCTATTTGCACGCGACACCAAAGCATCCAGAAATGA GGGTCCACCAACAGAGTGTTTTGTCTTCCATGCTCGAGCAAGAGAGTACAGATTACCGTGTTCG GAGCATGAAAAAGGGAGAAGGGTCATGTGTATCGAACTGGTTGCCAACCGATTCTTACGCAGG ATGGTTCGGGTTCTTGTGGCAACCTCAATTAGGGAAGCCGCTGCAGGTGCAGATGAGGACGCATTGCTAAAACTGATGGATGCAACATGCAGACGTGCTACTGCTCCCCCAGCTCCACCCGATGGTTTATGCCTTGTTGATGTTGGTTATGAAGAATTCGATCCACTAGATTGCCTCATCTCGAAGGAGTAA